The stretch of DNA AACACCTTTATTGGGCCTTCCAGAGAGGCTATAGCAATCGCTTGTAGCTGATCCTCGAGAATTGCGCTATAATTTAGCAACAATCGTACAGAACGTTCTTTTTTATTTTTTATTTCAGGACAAGGTTTATCTTCACCAAAATCAAATAGACGCAATACTGCTGGAGAATCCCCTGGAAAACGTGCTAGCTTTTCATAGACATCGGCTTGCTCTTTTAAGGTAGGCAGACGTCCTAAAGTTACAGCTAAAAACTCAGAACGAAAGAGACCTATAGAAGTTTCAGGAAAATTCTCTGATAGAGTTTCTATATCCTTATGGCTTCCTGCATGCGAAGAGACTACGGGATGTATTGATTTTCTTACTAATCCATCAGAGGGATTGACAACAACGGAAAGTTCTTTTTTATAGCAGCTTTGTAAAGTCGCTGGTTTCGGATTAAAGATCAGCTCTCCACGATAACCATCTATTAATACTAACTTACCGTTATATTGCTTTGCGACATCCCAAAGCTCCTCAGAAATATTGGCAAGATAGGGAATGCTCTTAGCTCGCGAGACTATAGCTGTATGTGATGTAGCTGCTCCTACTAATGAGACAAATCCTCGGATGTAGGCGGGATTAGCACTGGCCACTTCTGAGGGCGTTAATTCCTCTGAGAATATAATCAGATTCTGATCGGATTCTCCTAAAGAACTCTTATGTTGGCAACACAGATGACCAATCACCCTGTTAGAAATATCATGAATATCTTGAACACGCTCTACAACAGAAGGCATCCCACGCACTGCTGTTAACGACTCTTCTATTTTACCCATGACCGAAGAAAAGACATATTCTGCGTTTTTACGATCCTTACGGATAGTATTGACCACTTCCTCTGTAAGGAGGGGATCTTTGATAATCTCTAAGTGTGCCTGTAAGATAGAGGAGACCTCTTGAAGGCCCTGCTTTCCTGTAACTTCCTGCTCTAAAGCTACGATATCAGATTTAGAGCGATTCAAAGCTTTGTAATAACGATGAATTTCATGTTCGACCTCTTCTTGAGGAAGAGTTAGCTCACGAACATGTAAAGGGGAAGTTCCTAGGAAAAATACTTTACCTAAGGCCATACCAGAAACTATAGAGCTTCCTGCAACCCGCCATTCTTCGTTACCTATAGAGGGCTGTGTATCCATTATAGTTCTCCAAAACCAGAACTAAAAGCGTTTTGTATCTTCTCTAAGATACGATGAGCTTCTTTGCTTCTAACAGTCACAAGAATCTCTCCTCCTTGAGGAGCTCCTAGCATAAGAATACTCATGATACTTTTTGCATTTATAGTTTTACCTGCGTAGGTGAAATGCACATCACAGTCTTCCCCATCAAATAGTCGAACAATAACACCTGCAGGTCGCACATGGATCCCTGTAGCATTCTTAACTATACAAGTTACCTGAAGCTCTTCCATCTGATCTTGTGTATCTGTGTTCTTATTTTCAAGATAAGTGCAGGCGGGCTCACTCACCATAAACCTCTTCACTATGTAGATAGTTCTCTAACCAAGAAAGAAAAGAAGTGTAGTAGCTCTTAGTCAAATGCAGCAACTCAATTGTTTCTAAGCTTCGATGCTCTAAGCTTTCCTCATTTAAAAATATATTGGGTGAAGGAAGGTCTCTGCGTATTTCAGGATCAAAAAAGAAACACTGGTAAGCAAAAGGCTCTTCATAACCATAAAAAGGAAAGATACCTAAAGAATAACAATTTTCTTCGGCCTGCATCTTATTTAATGCAACTAGCTGTTGACGTAATTTTTGCTGTACTTTTGCTAGAGACCTCACAGGGAAAACTCCCTCATCCTCCCATTTCCCAAACCCATTATGGATAGAAAAAAATTGTTCATAATGGTTGTCTCCTAAAGGAGGCAGCCTACGATGCCCTAGAAAATCTACAAGAGGAGGTTCCCCTTGAAAACCACAACGACCGTCACGGAATACATAAAACATCTTCACCTGGTAAGGTCCTTTTTCCAAACGATAGATGTAGACTTCAATGGTTTCTAATAAAGAAAAAAAACGACAAATACTTGTAGATTCATTATGCTCAATCCCTAATACGGAACACCAGAAGTCCAAGCAAAAATCTATACGATCTTCTTTTGACAATCCCATCAGCTCGTACCAGCCTCGAGGCAGGCGGGGTATCTTTGCCGATACAACTTCCCAAGACATTTCCTTTCGCAACTGCTCTACACACAACACATCGAGAGGAAAGAAGGGGCGAACATCAAATGTTAAACTATTTTCAGGTTTTTTCATCTTTTTTCTTTCGCTATCCTATAAGCTCTTGGCTCATTCGATTACGCGCCTCTTGTGCGTGCTTTCAACAAAGACATCCTATTTTTTTATTTGGGCTTTATTGGCTCGCTGGCATAGTATCCCGTAGCCACCCAGAATGTAGCGCTCTTATCCTTATCTTCCTAGGAATATTCCTTCCTCGCAATCCTAAGCAATGGCTCCCCTTAGCACTTGCTTGGATGATTCCTTTGGTTATAACTCCTACGCCATTCATCCACGACGGTCTAGTATCAGGTACTTTTGTGATTCACCACGAAGGGAGGCGGGGAGCCTACTATGGAGAAGCACTTTCTATTCAAACTCCCTGTGGGAAACGAGCCCACCATCTCTCTTGTCAAATTCTATCGGAATCCTGTTTAGAGCTTAAAAAGGTTTACCAACTTGAAGGGACGCTACATCATACATCCCAAATTGTTTTTAAGTCTAATGCTTGCTACAAAGAAATTCCTAGATCTAGCTTGTACATGATGAAAGAGAAATGCCAAGAAACTTGCTGGCATTACCTCAACAATATTTTTCCTTCTTCTGAGGTGGGGGCCTTTGCTTCCAGTCTTTTACTAGGGACTCCCCTTCCTAAAGATCTCCAGGACTTCTTCAGACAAAAAGGATTATCCCATCTCTTTGCAATCTCAGGGTGGCATTTTTCCCTGTCCGCCTCTATTCTCTCTATGTTATTCGCTCTTCTTCCTTTAAAAATCAAAAAAATTCTGAGTTTTATTCTCCTTACCTCTCTAGCCTACCTTTTTCCCTTCTCTCCCTCGGTATGGCGCGCTTGGATCTCCTCAACTCTACTTTGTTTTTCATGGTGTTTTTCAGGATCCTGTTCGGGGCTCAATCGTCTAGGCATTGGCTTTGTTGTTTGTTCTATCTTTTTTTCGCCCTTTTCTCCTGCTTTTGTTTTAAGCTTCTTAGCCACTCTGGGGATTCTGATCTTTTTCCCTATAATTTCCTCTTTTCTCTACAATCCTTGGACCCTTTTCCTCTCTCCGTTTTGGTTACGGCCTATCCGCTACCTCTCGATGACTTTGGCAGTTTCAATATCTGCCCAGCTCTTTATTATTCTTCCAATCATGCAGTTCTTTGGCAAATTACCTCTTGAAGGCCTTCTCTATAACCTAATTGTTCCTTTTACCGTACTTCCCATCATCTTTTTACTTCTTGTTACAATTATCCTCCCATGCCTTGCCCCTATGACTGAAGTTCTTGTAAAAGGCCTTTTCTCACATCCTTGGCTCCAAAATCCCAATATCCTAATCACTCTTTCCTTTCCCCCAGTTCCTCCTTGGATTCTTACACTCTCTTCCCTTATTTTACTCCTAATTGGAATCTTGCGCACAAAAGTCACTCATAATTCGTTAGTTTCCATTACTGCTCATCGCTTCATTGAAACTCTATGAGACAAAAACATTCTAATCACAAAGCAAATTTATCCTTATTTTTTACAATTTGTTTTTATGTTAAAATTGACGAAATTTTTATGTTCAAAAATATATACGAGAATATTTATGGAAACAATATCGACCCCATCTTCACGCCGTCCTCCTACGTTATCCCATAATGCATCGCCCATTCCCTTTTCAGATCCTTTTTCTGCACCCACGACTAGTCCGCCTCTACCAGAGAGGATACCTTCTCAGGATAAGAAAAAAGAAACTAAATCCTCAGTTATCACAACAATAGCTTTTGCCATTTTAGGATTGATATTCTTCGCAAGTGGAATTCTCACCGCTTGCCTAGGTGGTTCGCTAACAATCTTTATTCCTCTATTTATACTTAGCGCTATCTTTATAGTTTTGACATTGTTGTATTTTGTAAAACACCTAAAAGAGCCTGTGATCCGAGAGCCTCCCCTCGTACCTCACTCTCCTAAAATTACTCCTCCAATCACTCCTGAACCCTCTCCTAAGTTCTCTCCTAAACCATCTCCTAAGCCGCTAACCCCAGAAGTAGAAGCACTAACACCTCCAACTCCACCTAAAACAGAGGATAGAAAAAAACTGACCTGGAATCCTAATATACAGTACCCCGCAAAATACGATTACTCGGCTCTTCATAATTTGCTAAAGCAGTTATTCTATCTAGATCCAACAACGAACCCTGGAGATCGTAGGTATCCAGATAAGCTAACATGTGTCCGCATGAGAGCTAAAGAAAAACCTGCTGTCAGTTTTCATTGCTTCAAAGGACACTTTTCTAGTGATGAGATTCTAAATAAAGAGTCGGGAGCTATTGTTATCGTAACACATTCTAGTATGGATTCCTCTATGACAGTAGGAAGAGCGACTGCTGTTTCCGCATGTTTAAGAAAAACGTGTTGGGAAGCGATCAAAAACAGCATTCCTTCTTCAGAAAAAAAATTGGCTATAGGTTCATGCATTTCTGGCTCTTGGACTATAGAAAAGGGAGACTCCCGTTATGCCTCTCACCTGATCTTTATTAACCCCCCTACATTAGAAACTCTTATTCGCGAAAAAATACGCCGAGCAATTGCATTGACAGATTTTAGTATGAAAGAAGCTTTCTCTAATTTAGTGATGGCTTATTTGCAGTGTTTTGACATCTGCATAGAGAATAATCTTACAAGTATACAGTTAGAAGTATTGGGATTAAATAACCTAAGCAGAGATCAAGAGGAATATTCTACGTGGGAGTATTGTTGCCACTTGGCTCTTATGGAAGCCTTGCGAATTTTATTGGCATCCGAAAACTCTCTGGTTAATATTTCCGTAAATAGTCCAACCGAATTACCAATGAAAACGGGATGCCAGGCGCTCTTCCGCAGTAAAAAATCCTAAAAATAGAAGGATAAAAGTAATGAAATCAAACTAGAATTCTATGAGACTCTTAGCAGCTTGTAAAATAGAATCTTTCTGTGGAAGAACTTCATTTTCAAGAATCTTAGAATAAGGAACAGGAGCGTGAAGCCCACCAAGACGGCGGATAGGAGCATCTAAATAAGAATATGCCTGTTCAGACATAGTAGCGACAAGTTCACTGCCAAAGCCGCAAAACTCTGAAGCCTCGTGAATCACCAATAACCTGCCTGTTTTCTCTATTGATTTTAGAACCGTAGCAAAGTCACAGGGTACTATAGTACGGAGATCTATAACTTCTATAGAAAGTCCTTGTGTAGCTAACTCCTGAGCAACCTCTAAGCTTAATACCAAGGGCATCCCCCAAGAGACTATGGTCAGATCTTTCCCAGGATGAAGAACAGCGGCCTTGCCAAAAGGGAGAACATAATCGTTAGAAAAAACTGGGCAGGCACTAAAAATACGTCTTTGATACAAGGCTTTATGTTCCAAAAATACTACTGGATTTGGATCTCGAATCGCAGCCTTGAGCAATGCTTTAGCATCAGCAGCATTGGAAGGATAGGCAATTTTAATGCCAGGACAATGTGCTAGAAATCCTTCAATACTTTGTGAATGGTAAGGTCCTCCCTGAATATATCCCCCTGAAGGAGCCCGTATCACTAGAGGAACTTCCCATTCACCAGCAGAACGATAGTAAATGCTGGAGGCCTCTGAAAACAATTGATTGATCCCTGGCCAAATGTAATCCGCAAATTGAATCTCAACAACGGGCTTATGAATCCCGTCTAAGGCCATCCCTATGGCGGTTCCTATGATAGTTGCCTCAGCTAATGGAGAGTTAAAACAACGTTGCGGACCAAATTTCTCTGTAAAATTCCGAGTAACACCAAAGACTCCTCCTTTATCTCCAGCAACGTCCTCACCAAAGACAATCACTCCAGAATCTCGAGTCATCTCTTCTAAGAGAGCTTCGGCAATGGCATCACGCATGACTTTGGGTTCGGACTTACGCAAATTCTGAGCGATTTCAGAATTCTCATAATCAATTAGGGTCTCCGTATGAGGCGAAAAGACTTCATGACTTGTTGATCCCTTGGAAGGAAAGGGAAGGGCTTCGGCAATCTCACAAGCTTTTCGAACTTCTTCTTGAGCTTCAGCCTTGATCTCTTCAACTTCCAGGAAGGACAAACCAAAAATATCGACAGCCTCTCTCTCTAGAAGGATTAAGGGATCCTTATCCATGCATAGTTTAAGATCTAACACCGAGCGGTATTTTTCTTGACTATCGGAATTGCTATGCGAGCCCAAGCGAACCATATCTATTAAAATCAAAGAGGGGACCGAATGTTGACGGGCTTGATTTATTGCAGAAGAAAAGGTTTCGCTAAGAGAAGCATAGTTGCCGCCGTCGACCTCATAGACAGCTAACCCTTGGTAACAACTACCCAAGCGAGCAAGGTCTGCTCCACATTGATCTTCAAAAGGAACAGAAATCGCCCAATGATTATTTTGGATTACTGTAATTAAAGGCAGTTGGTGTAAGGAAACAAAGTTCAACATTTCATGAAATTCGCCTTGTGATGTAGCTCCATCGCCTCCAGAAACATAAACAACTTCGTCAACTGACAAGTTCTTGACAGCCCAAGCACGACCTGCTGCTTGTAAAAACTGCGTCCCTACAACACTGGACTGACAGCAAATACGCAACTTTTTATGAGAATAATGATAGGGCATCATTCTGGCAGAAGAATGATTTAAGGTCATACGAGCAAGAAAAGAGGCAAAGATTTCAGAGAGATCACAACCCAAGCCTATAGGGAATCCCTGATCTCTATAATAAGGGAAGGACCAATCTTTACCAGGAATAAGACTTTTACCAGCAAGAACACCAGCAAGCTCGTGACCTGCGCAAGACAGCTGAAATGTACCACCCGAGCCACTCTGCCTAGAGAGGAGAAGCATCTTCTGTTCAGCAAAGCGCAACTCCCAGACTAGTTTTAAAACATCTCTTATAGAAGAAATAACTTGATTTTGTGTTACTCCCATAGATCTCTCAGTAAAGTCGGTCTCTTCTCCTCCTTATACCGTGAAGTCAGAAAAAAAACCTTTTATTTTATCTAAAAAACTACGCTTCTTGGGAAAGTTTTCTGCTTTTTCTGTAGAGGCAAAATTACGCAAAAGTTCTTTTTGTTCTTCTGACAAATTCTGAGGGGTTTCTACAGAAACTCGAACTAAAAGATCTCCTCGACCTTTTCCATGAACATTAGGAAATCCTTGATTTCTTACTTTTAAAATAGTTCCACTTTGAATTCCTTCAGGGACAGTAAGACGACAAGCTCCCTCTGTTTTTAATAACGTGGGAATTTCTTTCTTCATGCCTAAAGCAGCATCTATAAAACCGATAGGAAGCTCTAGGATCAAGTCATCGCCACGACGCTCAAATACTGGATGGGGCTCTACATCAATAAAGACATAGAGATCTCCAGACGGAGCTCCATTTTGGCCTGCATCTCCGTATCCTTCCATCTTTAAGCGCATCCCAGAATCGACGCCTGCTGGAATATGCACATGCACATTACGTTTATCTTTAATTCTTCCTTGACCGCGGCATGTGGAGCAAGGATCCGTGATAATACGACCTTCTCCACCACACTCTGGACATGTAGATGCCATAGAGAAAAAGCCTCGACTTTGTACGACTTGTCCAGAACCTTTGCAGCGTTCGCAACATTTAATCCCCTGAGAATTGACGGCTCCTTGACCAGCACATGTTTCACAAGATTTGTATCCAGAAACAACAAGCTCTTTCTCAACACCGTGAGCAGCTTCTTCAAAAGTTAAATTGATATGAACTTTCTTGCTTGCTCCTTGACGAGCACCTCCAGGATCCGAGCGCATTCCGAAAGCTTCGCCAAGCCCTCCAAAAAGACCTTCGAAGAAGCTCCCTCCCCCTCCGAACTCTCCGCCGAATGCTCCCATGAAAGTGCGTAAGGCATCTTCCATGTTCCCCATTCCTCCAGCACCGCCAAAACCTCCAGCTCCAGCAAAAGGACCATCCTTACCGAAACGATCGTAAGAATCGCGCTTCTGAGGATCACTCAGAACTTCATAAGCTTCAGAAACTTCTTTGAAGCGTTTTTCTGCTTCCGCATCTCCAGGATTTTTATCTGGATGATATTTAATAGCTAATTTGCGATAGGCTTTTTTAATTTCTTCTGCAGAAGCAGTTTTAGAAATGCCTAAAATCGAATAATAATCCATACCCTAAACACTACCAACTAACACGAGATTGCCAATTAACGACTACGATATTTAGCCGCAGCTTTAGATTTAGCTCGTTTCTTGACAGAAGGCTTGTCGTAAAAGCGATGGGACTTAGCAGCTTTTAAAATCCCCTCTTTATCTATTTTCTTTTTTAAAATGCGTAGAGCGCGATCTACAGGCTCTCCAACTCGAACTTTAACACTGGGCATGCATTACCTTATTACGCAATAAATAACAAATCTCTGGTCTCCTATAAACACAATAATAATCTTTTTACTATGTGCTTTAGAAGAGTCCCGATTGTACCACTACTTCTATTAGGCTTCAAGAGATAGTTGAATTCATCCAGCACCAACAGCATCAAGAAATAGTTAGAAAATGAAAATCAAAAAAGACAGGAATAACTACGATAATCGGGAGAAATCTGATTATTATATTCTAATTCTACAACCATAAGTTGAGAAATCACGTGCCTGCGAATCTGTTCTATAGAGGGAGCGACCTCTTGTAGAACAATCTTATTCGAAAAACTGCTAGCGAAGAGTTGCGGATTAGGAGAAATGACGTGATAATACTTATGAGCGACGCAATATTCAGAAGCCTCTGGATAAGAAAGTAAGGTTCCAGGACCAACGCCTCTTCTTTTTTGACTAAAGCCGTCTTCAGAAATCTCTGAGCTTAAAGTCAGGACTCCCCCGCGTTTCCCCAAAGGAAGCATTAAAGCTTTTTTTTCATCTTTGGATAATAAATATCCTTCCAAAGAGCTATATCCTAATAAAGGTACATTCTTTGCCATGGCCAACCCTTGAGCAAAAGAAATCCCTATGCGTGTTGCAGAAAAGTTCCCTGGACCCAGAGCAACAGCAACTCCCTGAAAACACAAATCATTACTTTTAAAAAGAAACTCTAAAACAATTCCAAGATCTGGACCCACTGGCAAAGACCAATGCTCAAGTACTTTCTGGTTATCCACATAAGCTAAGAACGGATAATATCCAGAAGTGTCTACTATAACATACTTATAGAAGTACATACGTCGAATTTCAATATAAAAAAATAAACTATACCAACAAACCTTTTTTAATCAAATAAAAATATCCAGAAAATGAAATAATTTATTGTTTTATTTATTCAGATCCCCTAAACTTTTTTGCCGATTTAGATATAAAGGTTGAACATGAACTGTGAATTTTTTACGCCAATACACTTCTGTCCTCAATTTTACTCGATTCTCCCCTACTTAGGGAAAGGATCGGGGATTCTTGAAAGGATGTCAAATAAAATTGAGAACTACTTCCATTTAGGCGGAATGAGAAAGATTGTATTTGAAGAATACAACGCTGGCAAATCCTTCCTATACATGGAACAATTTAAAAATATTCCCCTCGTAGAGAAATTAATAAAAATCCTCTCCTATATTTTAATTATCCCAGTAATCTTTATGTTAATTTGTAGAATTATTATTCGCTTCATTCTTGCACGTAAATACGAGGGATCTGGAATTAGAATTAGAAAAGAAGAATTAAAAGACTTCTTTCTTAAAAATAAAGAGAACTTTGTCTTTCCCAAACCCCACCCTGAAGGCTTAAAAAAAATTAAAGAGCTACACGCTATAGCACGTTCTGGAGTTAGCTACGAACAATTATTAGATCGAGGCTTCTCCTTTAACCCTCTAATCTTCGTTTCAATAAAAAAAATGCATCCAGAATTGAAGGCCGATGCTTCTCCAGAGGAGATCCTAAAACAAACTGTTAAGGATACGCAGGATTTAGGATTTTCTTACAATGAATTCAGTTCGAGTTTGACTTTTACTTTTTTTGCATCCTGTCAGAAGTCTTCTGGCGAAACTATTTCAGGAGATACAAGAGCGAGCAATGCATACAAGAATAGTTTAACAAAGGCAATCGAACAACTAGAAAAACAAAAAGACACGTCCCCAGATCTTCTCTATACGACACAACGATTACAATACCTGAACTCATTTGATATTGAAGTTAAAGGAATCAGTCATAGCTTCGGCCTCGTAATTAGAAGAGATTATTTGCAATCCTTCTCTGATGGAAACGTGGATGGAAATTTATCTTTATCTGAGTTCTGAGAGAAAAATTCCCGAATCATCAATAGTAGTTAATATTTGAAAGCCAGTTTGTTACAATATATAAGAATAAAAATTCTGGCCTATGTTTGTTCGATTTTTTCGTCCTCTAGTTTTCTCGGATCAGTCCTTATCTTTTCTTCCTTACTTAGGAAAGGGTTCTGGGACTATTGAAAAGTGTTCGCATATCGTTGATAACTACTTCCATTTAGGAGGGGAAAAATCCGTTATCGTCAAAGGAGTTTCTAGTAACTCCTTTCTATACGTTACTAGGATCTTTCCAATTTCGAATTTTGAAAAAATATTAAAAATCCTCTCCTATATCTTAATTCTTCCTGTAATTCTAACCCTTGTTATTAAGATTGTTTTACGTATCATACTATTCTTTAAGTATCATGGTCTAATCATAGGAGTTAAAGAGGAAGAATTAAAAAAATTGCTTTTGCCTAATACAGAAAACCTGAGCCTTCCTGCAGCATCTCCTGAGGCACTAAAGAACATTCATGCTTTACACACTTTAGTCCGCTCTGGAAAAACTTATAATGAACTTATACAACAGGGGTTTTCTTTCACTAAAACCACTCGGAATCTTCATCAAATTCCCTCACCAAATCGAGATATCGGATTCTCTTATGATAAACTTTTCCCTGGATTTTATTTTCATTCGTTCGTGTCTACCCCAAATGCTTTAGGAAGTGAGCGTGCTCTTAACTACCACCAGGAGAAGCAGAGGGAAATGATTTTTAAATTAAAAAATACACAACCCTATTCTTTTGTCTTCCGATCTCAGTATTTCCCTTTGATTCAAACAGAAAACACAAGCTTACCATTTGGACTTGCGACGCTTGTTCTTTGGAAAATCTCCCCTATACAAAATTAGAAAGTTTCAAAAATAAGATCCTATTTTCTTAATCTCTTGAATAACTTTTAACAGCGGATACAAATTATTTTTTGAAAAAAATAAAAAAAGACGATTTGCCTTAAACGCCAGTCTTTCCTAATCTTTAATCCCTTCTAGATATTTTTTAGAAGTTGTATATATGCGCTAATTGCATTTATTTTGTAATATAGCGAAATATGCAATCTTTAAAATCGCCCCCTCTTTTTAACCCAGAGAAAAGAGCGGTATTTATTGGGGCGACAGACAAATATAGCCGAGCATAAGGACAATTGTGGACTCTACAAGCAACAGCGACTCCCCCATCTTAGATCCAAATCCAGAAGATGTTGAAAAGCTTTTAGATGAATCTGAAGAGGAATCCGAAGATCAATCTACTGAGCGTTTGCTTCCTTCTGAGTTATTTATCCTTCCGTTAAATAAAAGACCATTTTTCCCAGGCATGGCTGCGCCCATTCTGATTGAATCTGGTCCTTATTACGAAGTATTAAAAGTCCTAGCGAAGTCATCCCAAAAATATATTGGTCTGGTCTTAACCAAAAAAGAGAATGCCGACATTTTAAAAGTTAATTTTAACCAGATGTATAAAACTGGGGTAGCAGCAAGAATACTCCGTATCATGCCAATCGAGGGCGGTAGTGCCCAAGTCCTTTTAAGCATTGAAGAACGTATACGCATTATAGAACCTGTTAAAGACAAGTATCTCAAAGCTCATGTTTCTTATCATGCAGACAATAAAGAGCTTACAGAAGAGCTAAAAGCTTACTCTATTAGTATTGTCTCTGTTATCAAGGACCTTTTAAAACTGAATCCTCTGTTTAAAGAAGAGCTTCAGATTTTTCTTGGCCATTCAGATTTTACTGAACCAGGTAAGCTTGCTGATTTTTCTGTTGCTCTAACGACAGCAACACGGGAAGAGCTCCAAGCAGTCTTAGAAACAACGAATATGCATGATCGCATTGATAAAGCACTGATCTTACTAAAAAAGGAACTAGACTTAAGCCGTCTACAGAGCAGCATCAATCAAAAAATCGAAGCTACGATTACAAAAAGCCAGAAGGAATTCTTCTTAAAAGAACAGTTAAAAACGATTAAAAAAGAACTGGGTTTAGAGAAAGAAGACCGCGCTATTGATATAGAAAAGTTTTCAGAAAGGCTAAGAAAGCGTCATGTCCCTGACTATGCTATGGAAGTCATTCAAGATGAAATTGAAAAACTTCAAACTTTAGAAACTTCTTCTGCGGAATATACCGTATGCCGCAATTATCTGGATTGGCTAACCATCATTCCTTGGGGCATACAAAGTAAAGAATATCATGACTTAAAAAAAGCAGAAGTCATCCTTAATAAGGACCACTACGGTCTTGATGAGATTAAACAACGCATTCTAGAGTTAATTAGTGTAGGCAAGCTTTCCAAAGGATTAAAAGGAAGTATCATCTGTCTTGTAGGCCCCCCAGGAGTTGGGAAAACAAGTATAGGGCGCAGCATTGCTAAAGTCCTCCATAGAAAGTTTTTCCGTTTCTCTGTAGGAGGGATGCGTGATGAGGCGGAGATTAAAGGTCATCGCCGCACCTATATTGGAGCTATGCCTGGAAAAATGGTACAAGCTCTCAAGCAAAGCCAAGCTATGAATCCTGTCATTATGATTGATGAGGTAGATAAAATTGGTGCTAGTTATCATGGAGACCCAGCCTCTGCTCTGCTAGAGGTTTTAGATCCTGAGCAAAACAAAGATTTTCTCGATCACTATTTGGATGTACGTGTTGATCTATCTAATGTACTATTCATTCTGACGGCTAATGTTCTAGATACAATCCCTGATCCTCTTTTAGATCGCATGGAGATTCTCCGACTTTCTGGTTACATTTTAGAAGAGAAGTTTCAAATTGCGAAAAAGTATCTGGTTCCCAAAGCACGCAAAGAAATGGGTTTAACAGCGAGTGAAGTAAATTTCCAACCCGAAG from Candidatus Chlamydia corallus encodes:
- the dnaJ gene encoding molecular chaperone DnaJ, whose amino-acid sequence is MDYYSILGISKTASAEEIKKAYRKLAIKYHPDKNPGDAEAEKRFKEVSEAYEVLSDPQKRDSYDRFGKDGPFAGAGGFGGAGGMGNMEDALRTFMGAFGGEFGGGGSFFEGLFGGLGEAFGMRSDPGGARQGASKKVHINLTFEEAAHGVEKELVVSGYKSCETCAGQGAVNSQGIKCCERCKGSGQVVQSRGFFSMASTCPECGGEGRIITDPCSTCRGQGRIKDKRNVHVHIPAGVDSGMRLKMEGYGDAGQNGAPSGDLYVFIDVEPHPVFERRGDDLILELPIGFIDAALGMKKEIPTLLKTEGACRLTVPEGIQSGTILKVRNQGFPNVHGKGRGDLLVRVSVETPQNLSEEQKELLRNFASTEKAENFPKKRSFLDKIKGFFSDFTV
- a CDS encoding ComEC/Rec2 family competence protein encodes the protein MLNYFQVFSSFFFRYPISSWLIRLRASCACFQQRHPIFLFGLYWLAGIVSRSHPECSALILIFLGIFLPRNPKQWLPLALAWMIPLVITPTPFIHDGLVSGTFVIHHEGRRGAYYGEALSIQTPCGKRAHHLSCQILSESCLELKKVYQLEGTLHHTSQIVFKSNACYKEIPRSSLYMMKEKCQETCWHYLNNIFPSSEVGAFASSLLLGTPLPKDLQDFFRQKGLSHLFAISGWHFSLSASILSMLFALLPLKIKKILSFILLTSLAYLFPFSPSVWRAWISSTLLCFSWCFSGSCSGLNRLGIGFVVCSIFFSPFSPAFVLSFLATLGILIFFPIISSFLYNPWTLFLSPFWLRPIRYLSMTLAVSISAQLFIILPIMQFFGKLPLEGLLYNLIVPFTVLPIIFLLLVTIILPCLAPMTEVLVKGLFSHPWLQNPNILITLSFPPVPPWILTLSSLILLLIGILRTKVTHNSLVSITAHRFIETL
- the rpsU gene encoding 30S ribosomal protein S21 — encoded protein: MPSVKVRVGEPVDRALRILKKKIDKEGILKAAKSHRFYDKPSVKKRAKSKAAAKYRSR
- a CDS encoding alpha-ketoacid dehydrogenase subunit alpha/beta, whose protein sequence is MGVTQNQVISSIRDVLKLVWELRFAEQKMLLLSRQSGSGGTFQLSCAGHELAGVLAGKSLIPGKDWSFPYYRDQGFPIGLGCDLSEIFASFLARMTLNHSSARMMPYHYSHKKLRICCQSSVVGTQFLQAAGRAWAVKNLSVDEVVYVSGGDGATSQGEFHEMLNFVSLHQLPLITVIQNNHWAISVPFEDQCGADLARLGSCYQGLAVYEVDGGNYASLSETFSSAINQARQHSVPSLILIDMVRLGSHSNSDSQEKYRSVLDLKLCMDKDPLILLEREAVDIFGLSFLEVEEIKAEAQEEVRKACEIAEALPFPSKGSTSHEVFSPHTETLIDYENSEIAQNLRKSEPKVMRDAIAEALLEEMTRDSGVIVFGEDVAGDKGGVFGVTRNFTEKFGPQRCFNSPLAEATIIGTAIGMALDGIHKPVVEIQFADYIWPGINQLFSEASSIYYRSAGEWEVPLVIRAPSGGYIQGGPYHSQSIEGFLAHCPGIKIAYPSNAADAKALLKAAIRDPNPVVFLEHKALYQRRIFSACPVFSNDYVLPFGKAAVLHPGKDLTIVSWGMPLVLSLEVAQELATQGLSIEVIDLRTIVPCDFATVLKSIEKTGRLLVIHEASEFCGFGSELVATMSEQAYSYLDAPIRRLGGLHAPVPYSKILENEVLPQKDSILQAAKSLIEF
- the ptsP gene encoding phosphoenolpyruvate--protein phosphotransferase; this translates as MDTQPSIGNEEWRVAGSSIVSGMALGKVFFLGTSPLHVRELTLPQEEVEHEIHRYYKALNRSKSDIVALEQEVTGKQGLQEVSSILQAHLEIIKDPLLTEEVVNTIRKDRKNAEYVFSSVMGKIEESLTAVRGMPSVVERVQDIHDISNRVIGHLCCQHKSSLGESDQNLIIFSEELTPSEVASANPAYIRGFVSLVGAATSHTAIVSRAKSIPYLANISEELWDVAKQYNGKLVLIDGYRGELIFNPKPATLQSCYKKELSVVVNPSDGLVRKSIHPVVSSHAGSHKDIETLSENFPETSIGLFRSEFLAVTLGRLPTLKEQADVYEKLARFPGDSPAVLRLFDFGEDKPCPEIKNKKERSVRLLLNYSAILEDQLQAIAIASLEGPIKVLIPGVSDVYEIIEVKKKWETIQRKLTNGQKVSWGIMIEFPSAVWMIEEILPECDFLSIGTNDLIQYTLGISRESALPNHLNVTLPPAVIRMIHHVLQAAKQSKVPVSICGEAAAQLSLAPLFIGLGVKELSVAMPVINRLRNHIAFLDINCCLEITEALLQAKTCSEVEELLNRKNRIVS
- a CDS encoding HPr family phosphocarrier protein, with protein sequence MSEPACTYLENKNTDTQDQMEELQVTCIVKNATGIHVRPAGVIVRLFDGEDCDVHFTYAGKTINAKSIMSILMLGAPQGGEILVTVRSKEAHRILEKIQNAFSSGFGEL